Proteins from a genomic interval of Rhizobium etli CFN 42:
- a CDS encoding calponin homology domain-containing protein, with product MNWLRSCFCRTVLVCIALTACVSLSANKPAAPLYDVRSAVVLSGPNIPAELLAGINDRVNAAINATVRDTVLPRVVLTIRVVSIQKGLGFQKDRNVAKISVDAASVEDGSVIAVSAFDVTSIAADPKLADDIVAEDVAARIRSVFSLSGRNR from the coding sequence ATGAATTGGCTGAGGTCGTGTTTTTGCCGGACCGTGCTCGTCTGTATCGCGCTCACGGCCTGCGTCAGCCTCTCGGCCAACAAGCCGGCGGCGCCGCTCTATGATGTGCGCAGCGCCGTCGTTCTCTCCGGCCCGAACATCCCGGCCGAGCTGCTTGCCGGGATCAACGACCGCGTCAATGCGGCCATCAATGCCACGGTGCGTGATACCGTGCTGCCGCGGGTGGTGCTGACGATCCGGGTGGTTTCCATCCAGAAAGGCCTCGGTTTCCAAAAGGACCGCAACGTCGCCAAGATCAGCGTCGACGCGGCTTCGGTCGAGGACGGCTCGGTGATCGCCGTCAGCGCCTTCGACGTGACCAGTATCGCAGCCGATCCGAAACTTGCCGACGACATCGTGGCCGAGGATGTAGCAGCCAGGATACGCTCGGTTTTCTCGCTCAGCGGACGCAACCGCTAG
- a CDS encoding RluA family pseudouridine synthase has translation MAGIEHIKVELDEAGMRLDRWFKVHFPGLGFGPLQKLLRSGQVRVDGGRVKSDARVQPGQMVRVPPLDVDAKLKSGPIAGKDLKHSSDFELLSRMVLHEDEKVIVLNKPPGLAVQGGSGVARHIDQMLEAWISPKGEKPRLVHRLDRDTSGVLVIARTRGAAQKLTAAFRERDTKKTYWSLVKGVPRKHEDKISTWLVKEPTADGDRMRIAKHGEDGADHAVSYYRVVETAAQRLAWLEMEPYTGRTHQLRVHALHIGHPIIGDPKYFDDDPNWDFPGGIQKRLHLHARHIDIPHPSGGRLRVTAPLPPHMVQSWNLLGFDENSAPIRDDEA, from the coding sequence ATGGCTGGCATAGAACATATAAAGGTTGAACTCGACGAGGCGGGCATGCGGCTCGATCGCTGGTTCAAGGTGCATTTTCCCGGGCTCGGCTTCGGTCCGCTGCAGAAGCTGCTGCGCTCCGGCCAGGTGCGTGTCGACGGCGGCCGTGTCAAATCGGATGCGCGCGTGCAGCCCGGCCAGATGGTGCGCGTGCCGCCGCTCGATGTCGATGCAAAGCTGAAATCCGGGCCGATCGCCGGCAAGGATCTCAAGCATTCCAGCGATTTCGAACTCCTGTCGCGCATGGTGCTGCATGAGGACGAAAAGGTGATCGTTCTCAACAAGCCGCCTGGGCTTGCGGTGCAGGGCGGCTCGGGCGTGGCCAGGCATATCGACCAGATGCTCGAAGCCTGGATCAGCCCCAAGGGCGAGAAGCCGCGGCTCGTCCACCGCCTCGACCGCGACACGTCGGGCGTTCTCGTCATCGCCCGCACCCGCGGCGCAGCCCAGAAACTGACGGCTGCCTTCCGCGAGCGCGACACCAAGAAGACCTACTGGTCACTGGTCAAGGGCGTGCCGCGCAAGCACGAGGACAAGATCTCGACCTGGCTCGTCAAGGAACCGACCGCCGATGGTGACCGGATGCGGATTGCCAAGCACGGCGAGGACGGGGCTGACCATGCCGTCTCCTATTACCGCGTCGTCGAGACGGCAGCCCAGCGTCTCGCATGGCTGGAAATGGAGCCCTATACGGGGCGCACGCATCAGCTTCGTGTTCATGCCTTGCACATCGGCCATCCGATCATCGGCGATCCCAAATATTTCGACGATGATCCGAACTGGGATTTTCCGGGTGGCATCCAGAAGCGCCTGCATCTGCACGCCCGCCATATCGATATCCCGCATCCCTCGGGCGGACGGCTGCGCGTCACCGCGCCTTTGCCGCCGCATATGGTGCAGAGCTGGAACCTGCTCGGCTTTGATGAAAACTCAGCTCCCATCCGGGACGATGAAGCATGA
- a CDS encoding HAD-IA family hydrolase, which produces MKLALFDCDGTLVDSAGLIHETMRRTFAKFGKAEPRFDDTKAIIGLSLDIAIARMQGRPHVEQDDIDMTAHYKSLFTVVRQDLDYREPLFPGIREMIDAISRREDLLIGAVTGKSRRGLNLVMEKHGFDQHFVVARTADDCPSKPHPAMVTECCDETGMNAADTIVIGDAVYDMQMAKAAGAKAIGVAWGYASVDELIANGADAIAYHPNEILRHFS; this is translated from the coding sequence ATGAAACTTGCGCTTTTTGATTGCGACGGCACGCTGGTCGACAGTGCGGGGCTAATCCACGAAACCATGCGCCGCACCTTCGCGAAGTTCGGGAAGGCGGAGCCTCGATTTGACGACACCAAGGCCATTATCGGCCTGTCGCTGGATATCGCGATCGCCCGGATGCAGGGCAGGCCGCATGTCGAGCAGGACGACATCGACATGACGGCGCATTACAAATCGCTGTTTACCGTCGTTCGCCAGGATCTCGACTACCGAGAGCCGCTGTTTCCCGGCATTCGCGAGATGATCGACGCCATCAGCCGCCGCGAGGACCTGCTGATCGGGGCGGTGACCGGCAAGTCCCGGCGCGGGCTGAACCTCGTGATGGAGAAGCACGGCTTCGACCAGCATTTTGTCGTTGCGCGCACCGCCGACGACTGCCCCTCCAAGCCGCATCCGGCCATGGTGACGGAATGCTGCGACGAAACCGGGATGAATGCCGCCGATACCATTGTCATTGGCGACGCGGTTTACGATATGCAGATGGCAAAGGCTGCCGGCGCAAAAGCGATCGGTGTTGCCTGGGGCTATGCCAGCGTGGATGAGCTGATCGCCAACGGCGCCGATGCGATCGCCTACCATCCGAACGAGATATTGCGCCATTTTTCCTGA
- the crcB gene encoding fluoride efflux transporter CrcB: MIQALLVAVGGAIGSVLRYFVGQWALRLMGPAFPWGTLAVNVVGCFVIGVFAELVTRKFNASVELRLLLITGFLGGFTTFSAFSLDAISLFERGEAVAGGIYIAASVGLSMAAVFAGLAIMRALV, translated from the coding sequence ATGATCCAGGCTCTCCTCGTCGCCGTCGGCGGCGCCATCGGTTCCGTCCTCAGATATTTTGTCGGCCAATGGGCGCTGAGGCTCATGGGGCCCGCCTTTCCCTGGGGGACTCTCGCCGTCAATGTCGTCGGCTGCTTCGTCATCGGTGTCTTTGCCGAACTGGTCACGCGGAAGTTCAACGCATCGGTGGAACTGCGCCTGCTGCTGATCACCGGTTTTCTCGGCGGCTTCACCACCTTCTCGGCTTTCTCACTCGACGCCATCTCGCTCTTCGAACGAGGCGAGGCGGTCGCCGGCGGCATCTACATAGCAGCCAGCGTCGGCCTTTCGATGGCGGCAGTGTTCGCGGGCCTCGCCATCATGCGCGCTTTGGTCTGA
- a CDS encoding ATP12 family chaperone protein — MRDLLNDLSEGLSHPDPIRRAQIQMKKPLPKRFYAEVAVADHEGGFAITLDGKMVRTPARQVLAVPTEALAQLVAAEWQAQGQEIDPVTMPVTRLVNTALDGVATNAQAIFEDILRFSSSDLLCYRADGPELLVERQRERWDPVIDWAANDLGARFILIEGVMHHEQPREATAAFGVTLARHQGPMALAALHTITTLTGSAILALAFAEGRLTVEEVWSLAHLDEDWTIEHWGRDEEAEERRAKRYAEFKAAADVFFALST, encoded by the coding sequence ATGCGCGATCTGCTGAACGATCTTTCGGAAGGCCTGAGCCATCCCGATCCCATCCGCCGCGCGCAGATCCAGATGAAGAAGCCGCTGCCGAAGCGCTTCTATGCCGAGGTCGCCGTCGCCGACCACGAGGGCGGTTTTGCGATCACCCTCGACGGTAAGATGGTCCGCACGCCGGCACGGCAGGTTCTTGCCGTTCCCACAGAGGCGCTTGCACAGCTTGTCGCCGCCGAATGGCAGGCCCAAGGCCAGGAGATCGATCCCGTGACCATGCCGGTGACGCGGCTCGTCAACACCGCGCTCGACGGCGTGGCCACCAATGCGCAGGCGATCTTCGAAGACATCCTGCGCTTTTCCTCGAGCGACCTCCTTTGCTACCGCGCAGACGGCCCCGAACTGCTGGTCGAGCGCCAGAGGGAGCGCTGGGATCCGGTTATCGACTGGGCGGCAAATGATCTGGGCGCCCGCTTCATCCTCATTGAAGGGGTGATGCACCACGAACAGCCGCGCGAGGCGACCGCAGCCTTTGGCGTCACGCTGGCGCGGCATCAGGGCCCGATGGCGCTCGCCGCGCTCCACACCATCACGACGCTGACCGGCTCGGCGATCCTGGCACTCGCCTTCGCCGAGGGCCGGCTAACGGTCGAAGAGGTGTGGTCGCTTGCGCATCTCGACGAGGACTGGACGATCGAGCATTGGGGACGCGACGAGGAAGCGGAGGAGCGACGGGCCAAGCGCTATGCCGAGTTCAAGGCAGCAGCGGACGTTTTTTTCGCCCTAAGCACCTGA
- the gcvH gene encoding glycine cleavage system protein GcvH, translated as MLKFTEEHEWLKIEGDVATVGITNYAVDQLGDLVFVELPEVGATFSKNGNAATVESVKAASDVYCPLDGEITEVNPAIVADPSLVNSDPQGAGWFFKLKLANPADADGLLDEAAYKELTA; from the coding sequence ATGCTGAAATTTACCGAAGAACACGAATGGCTGAAGATCGAAGGCGACGTCGCGACGGTTGGCATCACCAATTATGCCGTTGATCAGCTCGGCGACCTGGTTTTCGTCGAACTGCCGGAAGTCGGCGCGACCTTCTCGAAGAACGGTAATGCCGCGACCGTCGAATCGGTCAAGGCCGCTTCGGACGTCTATTGTCCGCTTGACGGCGAGATCACCGAGGTCAATCCGGCCATCGTTGCCGATCCGTCACTGGTCAATTCCGATCCTCAAGGCGCCGGCTGGTTCTTCAAGCTGAAGCTTGCCAATCCCGCGGACGCCGATGGCCTGCTCGACGAGGCGGCCTATAAGGAGCTCACCGCGTAA
- the gcvT gene encoding glycine cleavage system aminomethyltransferase GcvT: MDDTAALKKTPLHALHLQLGARMVPFAGYDMPVQYPAGVMKEHLHTRTEAGLFDVSHMGQVIVKAKSGHYEDAALALESLVPVDILGLAEGRQRYGFFTDDTGGILDDLMITHLDDHLFVVVNASCKDADLAHLRAHISDQCDITLLNRALIALQGPRAVEVLAELWADVAAMKFMDVRHCRLHDVSCLVSRSGYSGEDGFEISVPADKAEDVAMRLLEHPDVQAIGLGARDSLRLEAGLCLYGNDIDTTTSPVEAALEWAMPKARRAGGARAGGFPGSGRILSELENGAARRRVGLKPEGKAPVRGHARLYADAEGQTEIGEVTSGGFGPSVDGPVAMGYVPVSHAAPGTLIYAEVRGKYLPVTISALPFITPTYKR, from the coding sequence TTGGACGATACTGCTGCCCTCAAGAAAACCCCGCTGCATGCCCTGCATCTCCAGCTCGGCGCCCGAATGGTGCCGTTTGCCGGTTATGACATGCCGGTGCAATATCCCGCCGGCGTCATGAAGGAACATCTTCACACCCGCACCGAGGCCGGCCTCTTCGACGTCTCCCATATGGGCCAGGTCATCGTGAAGGCGAAGTCGGGCCACTATGAGGATGCGGCGCTGGCGCTCGAAAGCCTGGTTCCGGTCGACATCCTCGGCCTTGCCGAAGGCCGTCAGCGCTACGGCTTCTTCACCGACGACACCGGGGGCATTCTTGACGATCTGATGATCACCCATCTCGACGACCATCTCTTTGTCGTCGTCAACGCCTCCTGCAAGGATGCTGACCTCGCCCATTTGCGCGCCCATATCAGCGACCAGTGCGACATCACCCTCCTGAACCGCGCCTTGATCGCGCTGCAGGGGCCGCGCGCGGTCGAGGTTCTCGCCGAACTCTGGGCCGATGTCGCGGCGATGAAATTCATGGATGTGCGCCACTGCCGCCTGCACGACGTTTCCTGTCTGGTCTCGCGCTCCGGCTATAGCGGCGAGGACGGCTTCGAAATCTCCGTCCCGGCGGACAAGGCCGAGGATGTCGCCATGCGGTTGCTCGAACATCCCGACGTCCAGGCGATCGGCCTCGGTGCCCGTGACTCGCTGCGTTTGGAAGCGGGCCTCTGCCTTTATGGCAACGACATCGACACCACCACCTCGCCGGTCGAGGCCGCACTCGAATGGGCAATGCCGAAGGCGCGCCGCGCCGGCGGCGCCCGCGCCGGCGGTTTTCCCGGCTCCGGCCGCATTCTCTCCGAACTCGAAAACGGCGCCGCCCGCCGCCGTGTCGGCCTGAAGCCGGAAGGCAAGGCGCCGGTGCGCGGCCATGCTAGGCTCTATGCCGATGCCGAGGGCCAGACTGAAATCGGCGAAGTCACCTCGGGCGGCTTCGGCCCCAGCGTCGATGGTCCCGTCGCCATGGGCTACGTGCCGGTCTCTCATGCGGCGCCCGGCACGCTCATCTACGCCGAAGTGCGGGGCAAGTATCTGCCCGTCACCATCAGCGCCCTGCCCTTCATCACACCGACCTACAAACGATAA
- a CDS encoding copper chaperone PCu(A)C, which produces MKTIKTFALAAVLSATAFAGAEAHVSFLDREVPLDTTFLATLQVPHGCDGKATTEVRVKLPEGFVFAKPQPKAGWELEVIKGDYQKTYDNHGDKVKTGAVEIRWKNGNLSDDFYDTFVIQGKVSDVEAGSSLAFPVTQLCGDAVTAWDQVATAGGDAHELKSPAPLLKVVAGEDHGHDHDDMAGMSMPGMDATGKAGMDTTGKAGMDMSAMGAASPGGDTVRAGDLEISGAFAKAMLPGQPVGGGFFTVKNNGKTDDRLVSVSSPVAGEVQIHEMATKDNVMRMRQLKDGVAIAAGGTLKLEPGNLHLMFQKVKTPFKQGDTVPVTLTFEKTGKVDLALQVLSAQGK; this is translated from the coding sequence ATGAAAACAATCAAGACTTTCGCGCTTGCCGCGGTTCTTTCCGCAACCGCCTTCGCCGGCGCCGAGGCGCATGTCAGCTTCCTCGACCGCGAGGTGCCGCTGGACACCACGTTTCTCGCCACGCTGCAGGTGCCGCATGGCTGCGATGGCAAGGCGACCACCGAAGTGCGGGTGAAACTGCCGGAAGGTTTCGTCTTCGCCAAGCCGCAGCCAAAGGCCGGCTGGGAGCTCGAAGTGATCAAGGGCGACTACCAGAAGACCTACGACAATCATGGCGACAAGGTGAAGACGGGCGCCGTCGAGATCCGGTGGAAGAACGGCAATCTTTCTGATGATTTCTACGATACCTTCGTCATCCAGGGGAAGGTTTCGGACGTCGAAGCCGGCAGCTCGCTTGCCTTTCCGGTGACGCAGCTCTGCGGCGATGCGGTCACGGCCTGGGATCAGGTGGCAACGGCTGGCGGCGATGCGCATGAGCTGAAAAGCCCGGCACCGCTGCTGAAAGTCGTTGCCGGCGAAGATCATGGCCACGACCATGACGACATGGCTGGGATGAGCATGCCCGGCATGGACGCGACCGGCAAAGCCGGCATGGACACGACCGGCAAAGCCGGCATGGACATGTCCGCCATGGGGGCTGCGTCGCCGGGCGGGGATACGGTCAGGGCCGGCGACCTTGAAATCTCCGGCGCCTTCGCCAAGGCGATGCTGCCCGGCCAGCCGGTCGGCGGCGGCTTTTTCACGGTGAAGAACAACGGCAAGACGGATGATCGCCTGGTATCGGTGTCTTCCCCGGTGGCCGGTGAGGTTCAGATTCACGAGATGGCTACGAAGGACAATGTCATGCGGATGCGCCAGCTGAAGGATGGCGTCGCCATTGCCGCGGGCGGGACCCTAAAGCTCGAGCCTGGCAACCTGCATCTGATGTTCCAGAAGGTGAAGACGCCGTTCAAGCAGGGCGACACGGTGCCGGTGACGCTGACCTTCGAGAAAACAGGCAAGGTGGATCTGGCGCTGCAAGTGCTTTCGGCTCAGGGCAAGTAA